The proteins below come from a single Microtus pennsylvanicus isolate mMicPen1 chromosome 13, mMicPen1.hap1, whole genome shotgun sequence genomic window:
- the Nppa gene encoding natriuretic peptides A, translating into MGSFSITMGFFFFLAFWLPGHIGANPVYSAVSNTDLMDFKNLLDRLEEKMPLEDEVMPPQTPSEQNDEAGAALSSLPEIPPWTGEVNPPQRDGSTLGRSPWDPSDRAALLKSKLRALLAAPRSLRRSSCFGGRIDRIGAQSGLGCNSFRYRR; encoded by the exons ATGggctccttctccatcaccatgggcttcttcttctttcttgcctTTTGGCTTCCAGGCCATATTGGAGCAAACCCTGTGTACAGTGCAGTATCCAACACAGATCTGATGGATTTCAAG AACCTGCTAGACCGTCTGGAAGAGAAGATGCCATTAGAAGATGAGGTCATGCCCCCACAGACCCCGAGTGAGCAGAACGATGAAGCAGGGGCCGCGCTTAGCTCTCTCCCTGAGATACCTCCCTGGACAGGGGAGGTCAACCCACCTCAGAGAGATGGGAGTACCCTTGGGCGCAGTCCCTGGGACCCCTCCGATAGAGCTGCTCTCTTGAAAAGCAAACTGAGGGCTCTGCTCGCTGCCCCTCGGAGCCTACGGAGGTCCAGCTGCTTTGGGGGTAGGATCGACAGGATTGGAGCCCAGAGCGGACTAGGATGCAACAGCTTCCGG taCCGAAGATAA
- the Clcn6 gene encoding H(+)/Cl(-) exchange transporter 6: protein MAGCRGSVCCCCRWCCCCGERESRTPEELTILGETQEEEDEILPRKDYESLDYDRCINDPYLEVLETMDNKKARRYEAVKWMVVFAIGVCTGLVGLFVDFSVRLFTQLKFGVVQTSVEECSQKGCLALSLLELLGFNLTFVFLASLLVLIEPVAAGSGIPEIKCYLNGVKVPGIVRLRTLLCKVFGVLFSVAGGLFVGKEGPMIHSGAVVGAGLPQFQSISLRKIQLNFPYFRSDRDKRDFVSAGAAAGVAAAFGAPIGGTLFSLEEGSSFWNQGLTWKVLFCSMSAAFTLNFFRSGIQFGSWGSFQLPGLLNFGEFKCSDSDKKCHLWTAMDLGFFVVMGVIGGLLGATFNCLNKRLAKYRMRNVHPKPKLVRVLESLLVSLVTTVVVFVASMVLGECRQLSSASQTGNGSFQLQATSEDVNSTIKTFFCPNDTYNDMATLFFNSQESAILQLFHQDGTFSPITLALFFTLYFLLACWTFGTSVPSGLFVPSLLCGAAFGRLVANILKSYIGLGHIYSGTFALIGAAAFLGGVVRMTISLTVILIESTNEITYGLPIMITLMVAKWTGDFFNKGIYDIHVGLRGVPLLEWETEVEMDKLRASDIMEPNLTYVYPHTRIQSLVSILRTTVHHAFPVVTENRGNEKEFMKGNQLISNNIKFKKSSILTRAGEQRKRGQSMKSYPSSELRNVCDEHVASEEPAEKEDLLQQMLERRYTPYPNLYPDQSPSEDWTMEERFRPLTFHGLVLRSQLVTLLVRGVCYSESQSSASQPRLSYAEMAEDYPRYPDIHDLDLTLLNPRMIVDVTPYMNPSPFTVSPNTHVSQVFNLFRTMGLRHLPVVNAVGEIVGIITRHNLTYEFLQARLRQHYQTL from the exons AGTCTGGACTATGACCGCTGCATCAATGACCCTTACCTGGAGGTGTTGGAGACCATGGATAATAAG AAAGCGCGAAGATATGAGGCAGTGAAATGGATGGTGGTGTTTGCCATTGGCGTCTGCACTGGGCTG GTGGGTCTCTTTGTGGACTTCTCTGTGCGACTCTTCACCCAGCTCAAGTTTGGAGTGGTTCAAACCT CGGTGGAGGAGTGCAGTCAGAAAGGCTGCCTTGCCCTGTCCCTCCTTGAACTCCTGGGTTTTAACTTGACCTTTGTCTTCCTGGCGAGCCTTCTCGTCCTGATAGAG CCAGTGGCAGCGGGTTCTGGAATCCCTGAGATCAAGTGCTATCTGAATGGCGTGAAGGTGCCAGGAATCGTCCGGCTCCGGACCCTGCTCTGCAAAGTGTTTGGGGTGctgttcagtgtggctggag GGCTCTTCGTGGGCAAGGAAGGCCCCATGATCCACAGTGGTGCTGTGGTAGGAGCCGGCCTCCCTCAG TTTCAGAGCATCTCCTTACGGAAGATCCAGCTCAACTTCCCCTACTTTCGCAGTGACAG AGACAAGCGGGACTTTGTATCAGCGGGGGCAGCTGCTGGAGTTGCTGCAGCTTTTGGGGCCCCTATAGGGGGCACCTTGTTCAGTCTGGAGGAGGGCTCGTCCTTCTGGAATCAGGGGCTCACGTGGAAAGTG CTCTTCTGTTCCATGTCTGCCGCCTTCACCCTCAACTTCTTCCGTTCTGGGATTCAGTTTGGAAGCTGGGGCTCTTTCCAGCTGCCTGGGTTGCTGAACTTTGGTGAATTTAAG tGCTCTGACTCTGATAAAAAATGTCACCTCTGGACAGCTATGGATTTGGGTTTCTTCGTCGTGATGGGGGTCATTGGGGGCCTGCTGGGAGCCACATTCAACTGTCTGAACAAGAGGCTTGCAAAGTACCGTATGCGCAACGTGCACCCGAAACCTAAGCTCGTCAG AGTCTTAGAGAGCCTGTTGGTGTCCCTGGTGACCACTGTGGTAGTGTTTGTGGCCTCCATGGTGTTAGGAGAATGCCGACAGTTGTCTTCTGCGAGTCAAACTGGTAATGGCTCGTTTCAGCTACAG GCCACATCAGAAGATGTGAATTCTACCATCAAGACATTTTTCTGTCCCAATGATACCTACAATGACATGGCCACACTCTTCTTCAACTCCCAGGAGTCTGCCATCCTGCAGCTCTTCCATCAGGACG GGACTTTCAGCCCCATCACCTTGGCCTTGTTCTTCACCCTCTATTTCCTGCTGGCATGCTGGACTTTTGGCACTTCTGTCCCCAGTGGCCTTTTCGTGCCTTCCCTGCTGTGTGGAGCAGCTTTTGGACGTTTAGTTGCCAACATCCTGAAAAG CTACATTGGACTGGGCCACATCTATTCTGGGACCTTTGCCCTGATTGGTGCAGCAGCTTTCTTGGGTGGGGTTGTGAGAATGACCATCAGTCTCACAGTCATCCTGATCGAGTCTACCAATGAGATCACATACGGGCTTCCCATTATGATCACTCTGATG GTGGCCAAGTGGACGGGGGACTTTTTCAATAAGGGCATTTATGACATCCACGTGGGCCTGCGTGGCGTGCCTCTTCTGGAgtgggagacagaggtggagaTGGACAA GCTGAGAGCCAGTGACATCATGGAGCCCAACCTGACGTACGTCTACCCACACACACGTATCCAGTCTCTGGTGAGCATCCTGCGCACCACCGTCCACCACGCCTTCCCGGTGGTCACGGAGAACCGGGGCAACGAGAAGGAGTTCATGAAGGGCAATCAGCTCATCAGCAACAACATTAAgttcaag AAATCCAGTATCCTCACTCGTGCCGGTGAGCAACGCAAGCGGGGCCAGTCCATGAAGTCCTACCCTTCCAGCGAGCTCCGAAATGTGTGTGATGAGCATGTGGCCTCGGAGGAGCCCGCAGAGAAGGAGGATCTGCTGCAGCAGATGCTGGAGAGGAG ATACACTCCCTACCCCAACCTATACCCTGACCAGTCCCCGAGTGAAGACTGGACCATGGAGGAGCGCTTCCGCCCGCTGACCTTCCATGGCCTCGTCCTGCGCTCGCAGCTCGTCACCCTGCTTGTCCGAGGAGTGTGTTATTCGGAAAGTCAGTCT AGTGCCAGCCAGCCACGCCTTTCTTATGCGGAGATGGCCGAGGACTACCCGCGGTATCCGGACATACATGACCTGGATCTCACATTGCTGAATCCCCGGATGATTGTG GATGTCACTCCATATATGAACCCTTCACCATTCACTGTCTCCCCCAACACCCATGTCTCCCAAGTTTTCAACCTGTTTAGAACCATGGGCCTGCGCCACCTGCCTGTGGTGAATGCGGTGGGAGAG ATTGTGGGGATCATCACTCGACACAACTTGACGTATGAGTTCCTGCAGGCCCGGCTTCGGCAGCATTACCAGACCCTCTGA